A stretch of DNA from Nitrospira sp.:
GGATCCGACGAGTATCTGCCGCCCTATCGAGAAGCGATCGACACCCTTGAGGCGCAACTCCGTCGGATCGGAAGCCTGACAAGAGGCAATAGTCTGCAGCAGGACCGCGTGGCGTTTCTTGCCACTCAAATTGAGCAGCGATCCGATGAGCTGGACCATGCCATCGTGACCCGCCGCACCAAAGGACTTCCCTTCGCCAAGTCGGTGGTGTCCGTGAACCACCAGAACCGCACCATGGACACCATTCAGGAAATTACCGGACAGATCCGGGATGAGGAAAATCGAGCCCTGGCCAGACATCGCGCAGAATCCGAAGCCTGGGCCTTTACGACCGGCTCGTTCGCCGTCGCATTTTTTCTCCTGAATGCGGTGGTCTTCACGTTGTGCGGCGTGATGATCAAACTGGCGGTGGGCAGCCAAGCGCAGGCCGAGCGCCTGCTTCAAATGCTACGTCCGTCCACCCCGTCTGCCGCGCGGTAAACGCGTGACACCGGCCCGATCCGCCCTGGATGATTTATCCATGCGGTCACGGGCCGTGTAAGACCGATGCAGAGGCCGGCCTCTCGTTTATCGCACCGGCACATGGCATGGTTCGGATACGCCTCACCCGCAGGATGCGCAACACGGCTGTCCAGCAAGGCCGCAGCAAGCGAAGAGGCGAATTCCGCATCCTGCTACGTGCGGGCCAACATGACGGCGAGCAGCAGCACCAGCAAGGCCACCAGCAACGACAGGCGCGGCACCAGCACCGAATATTGCACCAGCACTCGATCCCGCGCGCCCCGCTCCGCCTCTGGCGTCCCCAAGATCTTCCGGACCTGCGGCCCTACGACCAAATCGTGCAGGAGCGTCAGCGTGAACAGCAGGGACACGATTGAAATTTTGGCGAGAAAAATCGTGGGCCACTGCCATGGCTCGGTCAAAGAAATCCCACGGCCTGCGGCCATAACCGATCCGGTGACGACCAGAATGCCCATCGCTCCCCAGACCACGGCCCTGAACCGATAGGCCACGGTCCGAAATAACAGGGCATGCCGGGCAAATCCCCCGTCCTGCTTCAGCACTGGCACGAGCACGACGGACAAGAACACCATCCCCCCGACCCACACCACGGCCGCCAGCAGGTGAATCCACACCAATGCAAACACGCAGATATCCTTTCGGCTGATTGTGCGGGGCCACCATGACAGAGCGCACAGGAGGGCGCAAGCAGTGGAGGGGGACGGAGACGATCTCGCCCGCGGCGGCCACGCCGACCCATGCTTCTGACACGGACCGGCGTAGCCCTGCAAGCCTCTTTCGCGACAACGGCAGGCGGTGCCAGCCGCTCAGGTCATCCTAGAACGCAATGCCGACGTACGGCCCGACCTGCATGTAGCTATTCGACGTATTGGTCATATTGGCCGTCAGGTGATACCGCGCATCCATCCCCAACTTGAATGCCTTCCATACCTGCCACTCAAAGCCGGCCCCGAACTGCACCCCCACGTCCAAATATTGAGTTTGATTCGACGGGGGACTGATGACATGGATATCGAGTCCGACTGGAATGAGCCAGGGTCTGAACGCACTCCCTTCCATGAACTTCAATTTCGGCGCAATGTCGATCGTCACCATCGTCAATTGCTGCCGAGACGGTGTGGTCGATGTCACTTGCAAGCCCGCCGGGGGAGTCGTGCCGACGCCGATATTGCTCGTATTGGTCACGACTTTTGAGGCGATGCGATTAAACTGCAGGCCGATCTCGCCGACTGCCCACGTCCCATTCATCATGCCCCAGGCGTCCTTGGACATCGCCAAGTCCAACCAGGCGCCGACATACCAGCCGTTTTGGTTGTCGTTGAAACCCGCCCCTAACGGATTCCTGGCATCTGTAAACAGATTGTCCGAACGATCGCTGTTCAGCCGCATGAATCCACCCTTGAACGCGATCATGTTGCCGATTTCTTCAGCCGAGGACGGCTGCGCACCACACACACCGAGCACCGCGGCGATCGCAACTCCCGCACCCCACATGCCAATGTTCTGCACGGCTCTCCGAACCCGTCTCATAGTCCCCTCCTTCATGTGTCACCGAAACGCCTGACCGGCGCCCGGGTTGGCCTCCCGTCTCCTCCTCACCAGCTTGAGGAAGGAGCCGCATACGTATTCGCTGTAGTGTTCTGAACATCGTGGATCATCCCCATCTTCGCGCGGCTTCGATCATCCCACGCACGGGCGACGCGTTACCGGCCTCACCCTCTTTCGTCGCACCCCCTGTGATCCGCGCCCGGCGCCTAGGTGACAGGTCATACTTGCAACATGCGCCGGCTGATTCGCCGCCGCTGCTCGGCCGTCAACCGCATCTCGGCTAAGGCGAACAGCAGCCGCTCCTCGCAGGCGATCTGTTCTCGATAGCGACGAATGAGTGCGTGCAACGTTCCGCTCAACGTTCGCCTGTTCCTCAATGCGCTTGCGGCGGCGGCCTCGCGACGGTCGCCCCGATTGCCCCCCAACTGCCTCATCACCGCGGCCCCATCAACTTTGAGCGCCTGGTGTTCGTCCAAGAAACTCTGGAACGAGTCTGGGTCTTCCTGTTTGCGTCCAAGGATTCGCCGGAGTTCATCCACCAGCATGGCCTCCCGCTTAAAATGCACGTCTACAGGACCGATAAAGAATTCGAGCAGTTCCCGGAGCGTCTCCCGGTTTGTCCGCTTTAGCGCATCGCTCCCGAGGGGGCGTGGGCTCATTGCCGCTTCGACCATCTCCAGTCGGTCAAGAATCATCTGGTGCTCCCGTTTCAGCAGCGCCACCGGATCGACGGCGATCCCCGCTCGTCTGCTACCTTGAGACACCATCGTTCCAGGATCCTCTGTCTGGAAGCTCCGACGTGTGCGCCATACGACCGCCTCATGCGGTGCGCACTCTACCGGACAGGACGGCGAGCCCACACTGCGATCGGCCGGTCTGACATATGATTGATCTCAGTTCTTTTGAATAGGTCCTTAGACCTACGCCCGCAGAATGCGGCACAGATCAGGAAGAGCGGAGTGCACAGGAGAAACGGATATGGAGAAGGGGTTCAACCGATTCGTTCAGCGCTGGGCAATTCTGGAGAGGCGGTCGGGATTCAACAAGGTGATGGTCCGTCCATCGAGGGTCAATATTCCCTCATCACGAAAGACGCCGAGCAGTCGGATGGCGGTTTCCACCGTAATGCCGGCCATCTCCGCCACTTCTTCCCGTTTGAGGGTGAGGCCAACCCGGACATGATCGTCGTCTTTTTTACCGAATCGATCGCCGAGATCCAGCAGCAAAGCGGCCAATCGTTCGCGAGCGGTTTTGAAAGTGAATTGATCGAGATGATCCATGTTGACCCCGACTTCGTTGCTGAGGAGCTGGATCAACTTAATCGCCAGTTGGGGATTTCGCTGGATGACAGCAAGGTAGCGTGCTTTATCGATGACGCAGACTTGAGACGGTTCCAATGTCTCGCAGGTGACTTCGTGGAGGGCCCGTTCACCGAAGACGTGTTTCTCGATCAACTCACCAGGCCCCAGGATGCGGACGATCTGCCGACGGCCTCGCGTTGAGGAGCGCGTGAGCTTGACCTTGCCAGCACACAAGAGGTAGAGGCCCAAGCACAGATGACCTTCATAGAATACGGTCTGGTGAGGGGCATACTCGAGCGTGCGTTTGATGTGCTGAAATTCGGCGAGGTCGTCCCCGGCAATATCGCACAGCACGACCTTCGCGCGAAGCCCGCAGCTGCTGCAATTCTCGATGAGGCAGGGCCTCCGTTTCACCACGTGCCTATTCCTGACGCAAACTCGAAACCCTGCTTACGACGACGACTCGCAACGAGTGGCGATGGCCCATTCACACCGACAGCAGATGAACCGTTCGTTCTCGGGCATCCGCCTCCGATCGACCAGTTCGAGTGGTGACGGCTGCATTCACCTGCAGGCGCATCGGCTGATGGCTCGCGTCCCGCTCATCGTCGCCGTTCAGATCGCTCGACCAACCCGATCAGCACGGCTAAGTCGTTTTCTTGCGGTAGGAAATAACGTACTCAACGCTCGGCCGTCAATAGGAGGCCACGAGCGTCCGCCGCAGCCCCCCATCGGCGCTTCGCCGAACATCATTGGCCGATACCGCCTCACCGCCCATACGCGGGACTACGGAGCCGGTCGTCTCCGATCTACCTGGAGACGAACCGGCCCTTCCCTGATCCTACTCCTTCGTCAAGGACACCTTTGCTCCCGTGTCTTGCTTGGCATCACGCGCACAACGGAAACCCATCCAATTGATCTTGGTGGTTGGATCGGTCCCGTTCCGCATCGCGACCCGCATGGTGGTCGTGCTATCCATCCACCCACCGCCGCGAAACGCCTTCTGCGAGCCGGAGTCCGGTCCTTGCGGATTCCGGCTCGGCGCCGTCTTGTAATAGTCCTGGTCATACCAATCATTGACCCACTCGGACACGTTTCCTAGGGTTTGATACAGCCCATAGGGGCTCACGGCGTTGTCGTATTTGTCGACGGAGATGAGCGGCGGATACATCAGCAGCCGTTCCGGTCGGTCACGGACCGGACCAGACAGACCGGTGCGGCCAAAATTGGCGCGGCTCAATCCTGCTGATTGGTTGCCCCAGGGATTCAAACGACCATCCTCGCCGCGAGCTGCCTTTTCCCACTCCGCTTCCGTCGGCAACCGCATGCCGGCCCACTTGCAATAGGCGGCGGCATCGTACCAGCTGACGTGCATAATCGGATGGTTCGCCATCGACTCCTGGAAATTCCCCCCGTCATACCGCCAGTCCAGTTGCGGCAATTTGCCGGTCGCCAGAATGTACTTCAAATAGTGCAGGTTGGTGACCTCATATTTATCGATCTCATAGGCATCCAGATACACCCGGCGCTGCGGCATCTCGGACCGATAGGCCACACGATCGGTCTTCTTGTCGCTGCCCATGATGAACTCGCCGGCCGGAATCAACACCAGCTCTTCCTTGAATTTCATCGTCGCCACGCGCTGTTCCGCGAGGGCTTTTCCTTCCGGCGTCCACTCGACGATGATGTCCTGCGTGTCCAGCGCACGTGCAATCGGAATCAGTGCGAACAATGCCGCTCCGATCACCAGTGCTTGCCCGGCGCGTTTGAGAGCCCGTGACACTCCCCTTCGCTGTTTTCTCATCTTCGGCCTCCTCTGATCATGCCGTCATCCCCTTCAGCGATCGGCCTTCCGAAGAAGTTCCGGATCGATCGCCGACAGTTGGCGGCTATTGTCGTCCGATTGCGCACAACGAAATCCCGTCAAATAGCTCCAGTGATCCAGGCCACCGGAATTCCGCCCCGCGGAACGAGCGACTTCGGGATCTTCATTCCACGACCCTCCGCGAAACACCTTATCCTGCCCCGACTCCGGGCCCAGCGGATTCTGGTTCTTCTCCCGGCGGTAATACTCGGGGTCGAACCAATCCGCGACCCATTCGCTCACATTGCCCGCCAGTTGATAGACGCCGTACGGACTCACGCCGTTGTCGTATCGATCGACATTCGCCAACGGCGGATACTTCGCCCCGCGTTTAGACCCGGGATGTGCGATGTTGCTTTTGATCCATCCGGCTGGCTCATTGCCCCAGGGAAACATGCGTCCGTCTTCTCCCCGTGCCGCCTTTTCCCATTCCGCCTCCGTCGGAAGTCGGGCGCCGCGCCAACGGCAATAGGCATCGGCTTCCCGCCACGACACGCCGATGACCGGATGTTTGGCCATCTTCTCCGGGAAGGGCTGGGCCCGCCAGTAGTGCGGCCACGCCGCGCCCGTCGCCAATACGTACCGGAGATAGTTCACATTGCTGACCTCGTACCGGTCGATGCGAAAGGCATCGACATGCACCGTATGCTGCGGCTGTTCCTGCGGGCCGGCGGCCCGATCGACTTTCGGGTCGCTTCCCATGAGAAACGGCCCGGCCGGTACCGGCGCCATGCCACTCGGCACCTCGATCAAGGCGAGTCGCTCCGCTTCATCGAGCGGAGACCACAGGGGCGGGGGCTTCGGCAATTCATGATCGGCAGAAGCCCAGCCTGCCATGCCCAACCAGGTCAGGAGACCGACCACCGCCATCATTGCTCTTACGATGCGTCCCGTTCTTGTCATGGCTGTTCAGTTTCCCGCCGTCACCTGCATGACCACGGAATGCGATACATGCATGGTGGACGGCGTCACTCCTGTTCAGTGCCCTTGCTTTTGAACCAGTGGATCGATTTCCTTCTTCGCTTCCTCGGTCACGTTGTACCGGGTGTACGCATGGTCTAAGACCTCATTGGCATAGAGCCGGCCGATCGGTGCCGGCACCCCGATTGCGACCTCCACCGTCCCCTTCGGCCCGACCGTAACGGTCTGTTCCGTCGCCGTCCGGACATAGGGATGCCACACGACCAGTTTGTACGTGCCCGGCGGCACATCGGTCATGCTGAATCGCCCCTGTTCGTCCGTCTTCGCAAAATACGGATTGGTAATGGCCACCCCCCAGCTTTCCATGTACGCGTGAAATCCGCATTGCATGACGAAGATTCGGCGGCCCTTGCTGAGCTTCACCAACTCCTTCATCGGCGGACCAGCCATATGCTTGTGGTACATCCCCGCCTCGGTTCGATCCTTGAAGTTGCGCGGATGTTGCGGATTCATCGGAAGCGGCACGTTAAATAAGACGCGCGCGCCCAGGTTCGACGTTTCATACGCCTGAATATCGTGCATCACGGGATCCATGTTGACGACCGTGACCGATTGATCGTCGCGCACGACGGTCGTGAAGGGAAGGAACAGGCAGTCTTTGGCCTCGATTTGCGGCACCTCTTTTTCCGCAAACGCTTTCCCCTTCTCGATCCCTTCGAGATAGACGACCACGTCTCGAAACTCCCCTGCGGCTCCGACGTTAAACGGCTGCAGAATGCGCCAGCCTTCCCCGTCGGAAATGCGTCCGCAATAAAACGGATCGGGAAGCGTGGTCAGGTTGTACCCTTTCGGTTTTGGGACCGCCCCATCCAGCTTGACGGTGCCGGTGATCGTTCCCCCCTCCGCCACGCTCACTTCTTCATAGGCCGACGCCGGGCCGCTTGTAAGAAATACGGCGAGAGCCGCCGCCAGGCTGAAGCCCCAACGCGACACACATTGTTTCATCTGCTGACTGTTACTCCTTGTTGTCATCCCCAATATCACGTCCGGCCTCCTCTGTGATGGGTTCATGTGTCGATCGACCGATATCATCGATCATACAAAGAACCGACCACTGAATTCCTCCCTCACAGACTCAAAACGGAGATGGGGGAGCTGCGTGGTACAGGCAGCTCCCCCATCCGGTGTTACGCCATGACGTTCCTACTTACTTCATGGCTGTCGGAATCGCCTGCGCCCCAGGCTGCACCTCGGCTTGACGTGCACCTGATCCGCTAGCGCTGAGAGGCTGAATTCGCGAATCGCCTGTCGGCAACACGCGCATATAGCCCCACTGTCCGGACTGCGTGTAGGGCAGCCGAGCATTCGACCAGACGAAGTCACCAACCTGACGATACGGTCCGCCCGCACCGCCACGGATGAAGACATCGAGGACTTCAGACCCGGCGTATTCCACCACGCTGATCATATCCGCACCCGGCATGTACGGTTCGATCGGCCACTCGTGGCCCTCGACGCCGAACATTCCGTTCTGCTCGCTGTTCGCCCCGATCACGTGGATCCGGACGGCATCTCCCGCATGCGCCTCGATCAGAGGCGTGACGGGATCTTCGGGCTTATCCACCGCACAAGGCTGGAAGATTTTGCCCAGCGAGCACCCTTGCTCTTCGCGGAACTTGTACGGTTCAGCGCGGTAGTTCACCGACGTCAAACCGGCCACGTTCTGCACGTACGGCATGAACGCGGTGCCGATGATGTTGTCCTCATCTTGGAAGAAGAGGGCCACATCACGATAGTTCCGCTTGCCGGCGTTTTCAGTGAGCGTGGTGTCGACGATCACGTCGGCACGCCACGTGTTCTTCTGCGACACATCGGCACCGGTGACTGGGTCACGATACTGTGATCCCTTCGGTCCGATGACGATCGCGCCGTACAATCCATTGCGTGGATTGACGACGACGTTGCCGCCATCCCACACCAACGACGTCGTTTCCTTGTTCAAAGGATGCGCGTAGTAGGTATAGGAACGGCTCTCGCCCGGCGCCACGGTCTGGTCGCCGGCATTGTTGCCGACGTTCAAGCCCTGGCTGTCGCGCGGATCGAAGGCCAGGCCCGGCGCAAAGAAGGATGCCCGGCTCGCCTTCATCTTGTTCTTCAGATTCACCTTGATGCAATCACCCAGATTCGCGCGCAGCGTGAGCGGATTCGGCATCACGTTGCCCGCCACAGTCGAAGCTTCCTCCTCCAGCGCGAAGATCTTGCCCTCCGGCATGGTCATTTCGATCTTCCGCTCGAAGTCCACTTCGATCGCATCCGGGGCCTTCGGATTGAGCTTCATCGGGCGATCCAACGCCACGACGTTGAAGCTCTTCACCGGGGCATCCGACGGACAGACGGAGTTTGGTGTCGCTGGGATCCCGAGGGGATTGGTCCCCCTGGGCAACGGCATCAAATCCGCCACTGGCTTGTCGAGCACACGGAGAATGCCCCATCCACCTTCGGCGAAGTGTGACGTTCTGCCGTTGAAGTGAATGTAGTCGCCCGGCATCCCCTGGAATCCTCCTGCCTTGGTGACGAGGTCATACCGCTCGGCGATCCCGACGTGAATCGAGTTCTTCCGGTTGGCATCCGCCGCATACCGTTCCGTGAGGAAGGTATGGCCGGCGATCGTCCAGACATGGGATTCGTTCATCAGCTGGTGCAACAGGCGGAACACCATGGTGTCGCCCGTGTACGCCCGCAGGAGCGGCGTGCCCGGATCACCGTGAACCGCGCTGCTGAACAGCTTGGAGGTGTCCGGATTGTTGGACAGACG
This window harbors:
- a CDS encoding SUMF1/EgtB/PvdO family nonheme iron enzyme, with translation MRKQRRGVSRALKRAGQALVIGAALFALIPIARALDTQDIIVEWTPEGKALAEQRVATMKFKEELVLIPAGEFIMGSDKKTDRVAYRSEMPQRRVYLDAYEIDKYEVTNLHYLKYILATGKLPQLDWRYDGGNFQESMANHPIMHVSWYDAAAYCKWAGMRLPTEAEWEKAARGEDGRLNPWGNQSAGLSRANFGRTGLSGPVRDRPERLLMYPPLISVDKYDNAVSPYGLYQTLGNVSEWVNDWYDQDYYKTAPSRNPQGPDSGSQKAFRGGGWMDSTTTMRVAMRNGTDPTTKINWMGFRCARDAKQDTGAKVSLTKE
- a CDS encoding CHASE3 domain-containing protein codes for the protein MSLNRFYTGKGLIVTLIVGFLAVESIVAAGFLSLVHFKTSTNWATKSEQVLIELERMRSTVVGAETQQRGYLITGSDEYLPPYREAIDTLEAQLRRIGSLTRGNSLQQDRVAFLATQIEQRSDELDHAIVTRRTKGLPFAKSVVSVNHQNRTMDTIQEITGQIRDEENRALARHRAESEAWAFTTGSFAVAFFLLNAVVFTLCGVMIKLAVGSQAQAERLLQMLRPSTPSAAR
- a CDS encoding formylglycine-generating enzyme family protein, whose protein sequence is MTRTGRIVRAMMAVVGLLTWLGMAGWASADHELPKPPPLWSPLDEAERLALIEVPSGMAPVPAGPFLMGSDPKVDRAAGPQEQPQHTVHVDAFRIDRYEVSNVNYLRYVLATGAAWPHYWRAQPFPEKMAKHPVIGVSWREADAYCRWRGARLPTEAEWEKAARGEDGRMFPWGNEPAGWIKSNIAHPGSKRGAKYPPLANVDRYDNGVSPYGVYQLAGNVSEWVADWFDPEYYRREKNQNPLGPESGQDKVFRGGSWNEDPEVARSAGRNSGGLDHWSYLTGFRCAQSDDNSRQLSAIDPELLRKADR
- a CDS encoding hemerythrin domain-containing protein, whose amino-acid sequence is MVSQGSRRAGIAVDPVALLKREHQMILDRLEMVEAAMSPRPLGSDALKRTNRETLRELLEFFIGPVDVHFKREAMLVDELRRILGRKQEDPDSFQSFLDEHQALKVDGAAVMRQLGGNRGDRREAAAASALRNRRTLSGTLHALIRRYREQIACEERLLFALAEMRLTAEQRRRISRRMLQV
- a CDS encoding Crp/Fnr family transcriptional regulator, whose product is MVKRRPCLIENCSSCGLRAKVVLCDIAGDDLAEFQHIKRTLEYAPHQTVFYEGHLCLGLYLLCAGKVKLTRSSTRGRRQIVRILGPGELIEKHVFGERALHEVTCETLEPSQVCVIDKARYLAVIQRNPQLAIKLIQLLSNEVGVNMDHLDQFTFKTARERLAALLLDLGDRFGKKDDDHVRVGLTLKREEVAEMAGITVETAIRLLGVFRDEGILTLDGRTITLLNPDRLSRIAQR
- a CDS encoding carboxypeptidase regulatory-like domain-containing protein; its protein translation is MKQCVSRWGFSLAAALAVFLTSGPASAYEEVSVAEGGTITGTVKLDGAVPKPKGYNLTTLPDPFYCGRISDGEGWRILQPFNVGAAGEFRDVVVYLEGIEKGKAFAEKEVPQIEAKDCLFLPFTTVVRDDQSVTVVNMDPVMHDIQAYETSNLGARVLFNVPLPMNPQHPRNFKDRTEAGMYHKHMAGPPMKELVKLSKGRRIFVMQCGFHAYMESWGVAITNPYFAKTDEQGRFSMTDVPPGTYKLVVWHPYVRTATEQTVTVGPKGTVEVAIGVPAPIGRLYANEVLDHAYTRYNVTEEAKKEIDPLVQKQGH